The following proteins are co-located in the Dromiciops gliroides isolate mDroGli1 chromosome 2, mDroGli1.pri, whole genome shotgun sequence genome:
- the LOC122741373 gene encoding 40S ribosomal protein S15a-like yields the protein MVCMNVLAEALKSNNNEEKRGKRQVLIRPSSKVIVRFLTVMMKHGYFGEFEIINDHRAGKIVVNLTGRLNKCGVISPRFDVQSKDLEKWQNNLLPSHQFGFIVLTTSAGIMDHEEARRKHTGGKTLGFFF from the coding sequence ATGGTGTGCATGAATGTCCTGGCCGAAGCTCtcaaaagcaacaacaatgaaGAAAAACGAGGAAAACGCCAGGTTCTCATTAGGCCGAGCTCTAAAGTAATCGTCAGGTTCTTAACTGTGATGATGAAGCACGGTTACTTTGGCGAATTTGAGATTATCAATGATCATAGAGCAGGAAAAATTGTTGTGAACCTCACAGGCAGATTAAACAAGTGTGGTGTAATCAGCCCCAGATTTGATGTTCAATCGAAAGATCTGGAAAAGTGGCAGAATAATCTGCTACCATCCCATCAGTTTGGGTTCATTGTGCTTACAACCTCAGCTGGCATCATGGACCATGAGGAAGCAAGACGAAAACACACAGGAGGAAAAACCCTGGGATTCTTTTTCTAA